The following proteins come from a genomic window of Bactrocera tryoni isolate S06 chromosome 1, CSIRO_BtryS06_freeze2, whole genome shotgun sequence:
- the LOC120775376 gene encoding growth hormone-regulated TBC protein 1-A yields MDLAASSNSRFSDVDEYGFKRSDNFDYRNYEQFMSGYLKTLTKRRMKWEAILQRNADLTTIDSKLKRYIRKGIPGPFRADVWMKISGAAKLQQRSPTLYRNLLGAHYEKEICDSITIDLPRTFPDNIHFDTKKERLFNILVAYAHHNREVGYCQGLNYIAGLLLIVTDDEEKSFWLLKHIVESIVPQYHTKNMANLLRDLAVFKEMIMRRAPQVNRHIENLGLPYTVIASKWFICIFAEVLPVETVLRIWDCVFAEGYKIVFRVALALFLTHKTAILGCDDIAALANLFREKMMQGDIVTDCHSFIEAMFKIRLKRSELEALRKVCVGRNNT; encoded by the exons CGATGTTGACGAATATGGCTTTAAACGCTCGGATAATTTCGATTATCGCAATTATGAGCAATTCATGTCCGGTTACCTGAAGACGCTCACCAAGCGTCGCATGAAATGGGAAGCTATCCTGCAACGCAACGCTGATCTCACCACAATTGATAGCAAATTAAAACGCTATATACGTAAGGGCATACCAG GTCCATTTCGTGCTGATGTTTGGATGAAAATTTCCGGCGCTGCTAAACTACAACAACGCTCACCCACATTATATCGCAATTTGCTGGGTGCACATTACGAGAAGGAAATCTGCGATTCCATAACAATTGATCTACCTCGTACATTTCCCGACAATATACACTTCGATACGAAAAAAGAGCGTCTCTTCAATATATTGGTGGCGTATGCGCACCATAACCGCGAAGTGGGCTACTGTCAGGGATTGAATTATATCGCAG GATTACTCCTAATAGTCACCGACGATGAAGAGAAATCATTTTGGCTACTAAAGCATATTGTCGAGAGTATTGTGCCACAATATCATACAAAAAATATGGCTAATCTACTACGCGATTTGGCAGTATTCAAAGAGATGATTATGAGAAGAGCGCCACAAGTCAATCGGCATATAGAAAATTTAG GCTTACCGTATACTGTGATAGCGAGCAAATGGTTCATTTGCATTTTCGCTGAAGTGCTTCCTGTGGAAACTGTGCTGCGCATTTGGGATTGTGTCTTCGCGGAGGGCTATAAG ATTGTCTTCCGCGTCGCATTAGCATTATTCCTCACACATAAAACAGCAATACTCGGCTGTGATGACATCGCAGCATTAGCGAATTTATTTCGAGAAAAGATGATGCAGGGTGACATCGTCACCGACTGCCATAGTTTTATAGAAGCCATGTTTAAGATACGTTTGAAACGTAGCGAACTAGAGGCACTACGCAAAGTGTGCGTAGGACGCAATAATACCTAA